One region of Salvia miltiorrhiza cultivar Shanhuang (shh) chromosome 3, IMPLAD_Smil_shh, whole genome shotgun sequence genomic DNA includes:
- the LOC131014928 gene encoding uncharacterized protein LOC131014928 isoform X1 — translation MSDSKSAALGTTIKLNGSNYLLWSRAFLLFLGSQKKKTHVLSDPVASTDLKYDAWSADDCAVMTWLLNSLEDSVSKNIMFLETAKAMWDTLRQMYSNDKNVSRVFELYEKLFSHTQSGQTVNDYFSTLKGLADEILVYHPLSCSVTQRATQWEEFMVAKFLSGLDADLRPVRDSLLSSDNVPSLSNALSRVLRVSTGRTDDATSPNSSAMAARGQNSHVSTSFSPSSQAVQNQNYAHGQNSYGGRGRGRSGERGRGRGRGSDRYCEYCHRTNHTSENCWKTFGKPGRAHTVVPDPQSSSSDDTVSLSRAQYDKLIQSINLSSGTAPSTSAASPIVASAGAFSVSHGSADEEDDWWRT, via the exons ATGTCTGATTCAAAATCCGCTGCCCTAGGAACCACCATAAAATTGAATGGTTCCAATTATCTTCTCTGGTCTCGTGCCTTTCTATTGTTCTTAGGCTctcagaaaaagaaaacacatgTTCTAAGTGATCCAGTTGCTTCTACGGATCTCAAATATGATGCCTGGAGTGCCGACGATTGTGCTGTCATGACTTGGCTTTTGAATAGTCTTGAAGACTCGGTTAGTAAGAATATCATGTTCTTAGAAACTGCTAAGGCCATGTGGGATACATTGCGGCAGATGTATTCCAATGACAAGAACGTATCTCGTGTCTTCGAGTTATATGAGAAACTTTTCTCTCATACTCAGTCTGGCCAAACAGTTAATGACTATTTCTCTACACTCAAGGGACTTGCTGATGAAATTCTTGTTTATCATCCACTATCCTGTTCTGTCACTCAGCGGGCCACACAGTGGGAAGAGTTCATGGTTGCCAAATTCTTATCAGGTTTGGATGCTGATCTCCGACCAGTTCGTGACAGCCTGTTATCAAGTGATAATGTTCCATCATTATCCAATGCCTTATCTCGTGTGTTGCGGGTTTCCACTGGTCGTACCGATGATGCTACTTCACCTAATTCTTCTGCCATGGCTGCTCGCGGTCAGAATTCTCATGTTAGTACTTCTTTTTCGCCCTCCAGCCAGGCTGTTCAGAATCAAAATTATGCTCACGGTCAAAATTCTTACGGTGGTCGTGGTCGTGGCCGTAGTGGTGAACGAGGTCGTGGCCGAGGTCGCGGTTCTGATCGTTATTGTGAGTATTGCCACCGAACCAACCACACGTCTGAAAATTGTTGGAAAACCTTTGGCAAACCAGGTCGGGCTCATACAGTTGTTCCTGATCCTCAGTCTTCCTCCAGTGATGATACGGTCTCGCTCTCACGGGCTCAATACGACAAACTGATCCAATCCATCAATTTGTCATCTGGTACTGCTCCATCTACTAGTGCAGCCTCTCCTATAGTTGCTTCTGCAGGTGCGTTTTCCGTGTCTCATG GATCTGCAGACGAAGAGGACGATTGGTGGAGGACATGA
- the LOC131014928 gene encoding uncharacterized protein LOC131014928 isoform X2 — translation MSDSKSAALGTTIKLNGSNYLLWSRAFLLFLGSQKKKTHVLSDPVASTDLKYDAWSADDCAVMTWLLNSLEDSVSKNIMFLETAKAMWDTLRQMYSNDKNVSRVFELYEKLFSHTQSGQTVNDYFSTLKGLADEILVYHPLSCSVTQRATQWEEFMVAKFLSGLDADLRPVRDSLLSSDNVPSLSNALSRVLRVSTGRTDDATSPNSSAMAARGQNSHVSTSFSPSSQAVQNQNYAHGQNSYGGRGRGRSGERGRGRGRGSDRYCEYCHRTNHTSENCWKTFGKPGRAHTVVPDPQSSSSDDTVSLSRAQYDKLIQSINLSSGTAPSTSAASPIVASAGSADEEDDWWRT, via the exons ATGTCTGATTCAAAATCCGCTGCCCTAGGAACCACCATAAAATTGAATGGTTCCAATTATCTTCTCTGGTCTCGTGCCTTTCTATTGTTCTTAGGCTctcagaaaaagaaaacacatgTTCTAAGTGATCCAGTTGCTTCTACGGATCTCAAATATGATGCCTGGAGTGCCGACGATTGTGCTGTCATGACTTGGCTTTTGAATAGTCTTGAAGACTCGGTTAGTAAGAATATCATGTTCTTAGAAACTGCTAAGGCCATGTGGGATACATTGCGGCAGATGTATTCCAATGACAAGAACGTATCTCGTGTCTTCGAGTTATATGAGAAACTTTTCTCTCATACTCAGTCTGGCCAAACAGTTAATGACTATTTCTCTACACTCAAGGGACTTGCTGATGAAATTCTTGTTTATCATCCACTATCCTGTTCTGTCACTCAGCGGGCCACACAGTGGGAAGAGTTCATGGTTGCCAAATTCTTATCAGGTTTGGATGCTGATCTCCGACCAGTTCGTGACAGCCTGTTATCAAGTGATAATGTTCCATCATTATCCAATGCCTTATCTCGTGTGTTGCGGGTTTCCACTGGTCGTACCGATGATGCTACTTCACCTAATTCTTCTGCCATGGCTGCTCGCGGTCAGAATTCTCATGTTAGTACTTCTTTTTCGCCCTCCAGCCAGGCTGTTCAGAATCAAAATTATGCTCACGGTCAAAATTCTTACGGTGGTCGTGGTCGTGGCCGTAGTGGTGAACGAGGTCGTGGCCGAGGTCGCGGTTCTGATCGTTATTGTGAGTATTGCCACCGAACCAACCACACGTCTGAAAATTGTTGGAAAACCTTTGGCAAACCAGGTCGGGCTCATACAGTTGTTCCTGATCCTCAGTCTTCCTCCAGTGATGATACGGTCTCGCTCTCACGGGCTCAATACGACAAACTGATCCAATCCATCAATTTGTCATCTGGTACTGCTCCATCTACTAGTGCAGCCTCTCCTATAGTTGCTTCTGCAG GATCTGCAGACGAAGAGGACGATTGGTGGAGGACATGA
- the LOC131014943 gene encoding CBL-interacting serine/threonine-protein kinase 12-like encodes MTAAAAGNNGTAASKSLKSPKQKELQGLLLDRYDVGKVIGHGTFAKVYHARNVKTGEGVAIKVTDKEKILKVGLMAQIKREISILRRVRHPNIVQLFEVMATKSKIFFVMEFVKGGELFSKVAKGRLKEEVARKYFQQLISAVAFYHARGVYHRDLKPENILLDEDDNLKVSDFGLSAIPEQVVVVVVVGGGMEVVVVVVVGGGMEVVVGPTTK; translated from the coding sequence atgaccgccgccgccgccggcaacaACGGCACAGCCGCAAGTAAATCTCTGAAATCGCCGAAGCAGAAGGAGCTGCAGGGGCTGCTATTAGACCGGTACGACGTCGGAAAGGTCATCGGCCACGGGACCTTCGCGAAGGTGTACCACGCGAGGAACGTGAAGACAGGTGAGGGCGTGGCGATAAAGGTCACCGACAAGGAGAAGATCTTGAAAGTCGGTCTAATGGCGCAAATCAAGCGCGAGATCTCGATCCTGCGGCGCGTCCGCCACCCAAACATCGTGCAATTGTTCGAGGTGATGGCGACCAAGTCAAAGATCTTCTTCGTGATGGAGTTCGTCAAGGGCGGCGAGCTCTTCAGCAAGGTGGCCAAGGGCCGCCTCAAGGAGGAGGTGGCGCGGAAGTACTTCCAGCAGCTGATCTCCGCGGTGGCGTTCTACCACGCCCGCGGCGTCTACCACCGCGATTTGAAGCCGGAGAACATCCTCCTCGATGAGGACGACAACCTCAAGGTCTCCGACTTCGGATTGAGCGCGATTCCTGAgcaggtggtggtggtggtggtggtcggaggaggaatggaggtggtggtggtggtggtggtcggaggaggaatggaggtggtggtgggacccactacaaaataa